The following DNA comes from Photobacterium sp. DA100.
TGTTTGTCCACGACCCACGCAAGGGCGCAACCCTGGCCGAGCGCTTCTCTATCGAAGGCAACCCTGAGCTGCAGCATGACTGGGCAACCCATACCATTAGCTTTATTGACAGTGACGGTATGACCCAGTTGAAACAAGTGCCGTTTACTCCGGCTGATTTCTCACTCTATGAAGGGCGCTTCAAGAAACACTTCAACCCAGTATCTGACGAGCAACACGCGGTTGAGATAGCTGAATACGTCACAATGAGTGCGGATGAACGCAGTGGCAAGACACCGTTTATCTGGGCAACGGATAAACAGCAGCACCTGATCAAGCTGAGTGTGTCCAGCTCGATTGTCGCCCTGACCGAAGAGCGCTTACGCAACTGGCACATGCTGCAATACCTAAGCGGCCAGCATGTCACGAATATTGACCAGCAGTACCAACTGCAGATCAATGAGTGGAAACAGCGTTACCACAACGCGATGGACAGCAACGAGCAGACCATCGAAACCATCGCCAATGGCTTGGCGGAACTGGCTATGGCTGCTTCGCCCAATGTGGCCAATAGCATCCCGGTCACCCAGATAGATAGCAGCTCAGCTGCCCCACAAGCGTCTACTAGTACTCAAGGGGACTTGCCGCTTGTCACCATCAACGAGGACGAAAAAGGCCAGTGCACCGACTGCAAAACCTGCTACCAGCAATTGAGTGAGCTGTTTGAGAAGACCACGATTGTTGAAAACGGTGAAGCCAAGGTCATCAGCCAGGTGATCCCTAATGCACTGGAAACCGTCGAACTCAGCGATGAGTTGATCAAGCGAGCCTCGCGCATTGCCGATGAGTGCGATGCGGAAATTATCCACTTCAACGCGCCTGCGTCGGTGGAGGTGTAGATATGAGCGACGTTTTTGTAAAACCAGAAGCGACACCTGGCGTGTCGCAAGCTCAACGGGAGCTGATGCTAAAGCGCATGGAGCAAAATCCGCAGCGCTTCCAGCAGATGGTGATCGAGGAGAGTATGCAGCTCATCCGCGAAACGCTCAAGCAAGGCAAGCTGTCAGCGGAGTTTACCGAGAAACTCTGGCAGCTGTTGCTCGCCAACAACGAACTCAGTGTCGCCCTGCAGCGTTACCTATGGCGTATCCCGCTCAAGCAAAAGCGCGCCTTCGTCCAGGCGCTGGATACCCATCTGTCTGAGCGCTACCCGATGTTCAAAGGGCTATCCGTCGGGTGGCCCGGAAGCAACAACATACCGCCTTACGTGCGCCCTGCCGAAGAGCGCCGCAAGGACTTTGACTTGGTTAGCCAGGGCTATCTCGGCTACATGGGGCTAGGCTACAGCCTGCGTGAAGTTGAACTGTTCGTCTGGCTGGAAGTGATCCGAGACAAGCAGTGTGAAGATCGTCCGTGTGAAATCGGCGTACCTAAGTGCGATCGCGACGGTAACCCAGCCGAAGAAAACGACGGAGGCTGCCCGGTTAAGATCCACATCCCTCAGGTACTCAACCTGATGGGTGAAGGCCGCTTTAGAGACGCATTCGAGCTGATCCGCGATGCCAACCCACTGCCGAATGTCACCGGCCGGGTTTGCCCGCAGGAGCTGCAATGCCAGGGGGTGTGTACCCACAACGACAGGCCGATTGAAATCGGCCAGCTGGAGTGGTTCCTGCCCCAGCGTGAGCGTGAGCTCTCCAACGGTGAACCGCCAAAACCGGCGGACATCAACCCTTGGGTGGCTGCTACCAAGCCGCCGGTGGCGATTGTCGGCTCGGGGCCTTCGGGGCTGATCAATGCCTACTTGCTCGCCAAAGAAGGCTACCCGGTCACCGTGTTCGAGGCATTCCATGTCTTGGGCGGGGTACTAAGATACGGCATCCCCGAATTCCGCCTGCCCAACCAGTTGGTGGATGATGTGGTTGAGAAAATCAAAGCGCTCGGCGGCCGCTTTGTCACCAACTACATCGTGGGTAAAACGGCGACCCTCGCCGATCTTAAACGCGCTGGCTTCACCCGCATCTTCGTAGGCACTGGTGCGGGCTTGCCGCGCTTTATGAATGTACCGGGTGAGCATTTGCTGAACATCATGTCGGCCAATGAATTCCTGACCCGTGTCAATCTAATGCATGCCAACGAGCCTGACTACGAAACGCCAATGCCGGATATGGAAGGCAAGGAAGTAATGATCATCGGTGGTGGTAACACCGCGATGGACGCCGCCCGTACCGCTTGCCGTTTGGGAGCCAACGTCACGATTGTCTACCGCCGGACCCAACAGGAAATGCCAGCCCGAGTCGAAGAGCTTCACCATGCGCTCGAAGAAGGAATCCAGCTCAAGGAGCTGCGCTCGCCTTGCGAGTTCAACGGCGACAAGAACCATGTTCTGGCCAGTGCCAAGCTTGATGTGATGGCTCTGGGTGAGCCTGATGCTTCTGGCCGTAGACGTCCACAGTCTACCGGTGAGTTTGAGCTGATGAAGGTCGACTTTGCCATTATGGCCTTGGGTAACAGCTCTAACCCGATCGTCAAAGACGCTAACCCAGACTTGGATACCTCCAAGTGGGGTACGCTGCTGCTCAACAAAGGCTCGCAAGAGACCTCGCTAAGCGGCGTGTACAGTGGTGGTGATGCTACCCGTGGTGGTTCTACCGCGATCAAGGCCGCTGGTGACGGTCAGGCAGCGGCAAGAGAGATCATGGGCCACCTTGATTTCAACGCCAAGGAAGTCGAAGGGCTAGTCGCACAAGCTTGCCACTACACTGGGCTCGGTCAAACGCCGCCTAAAATCGTCAAACGTCGTCAATTGACCGAGGAAATTGTCGAGTTCACCATTACCTCACCGCTGATTGCCCGCTCAGCCAAGGCTGGACAGTTTGTCAGGGTACTAGCCGACGAGAAAGGTGAATTGATCCCGTTGACTCTGGCCGATTGGGACGCCGAAGCCGGT
Coding sequences within:
- a CDS encoding sulfide/dihydroorotate dehydrogenase-like FAD/NAD-binding protein, whose amino-acid sequence is MSDVFVKPEATPGVSQAQRELMLKRMEQNPQRFQQMVIEESMQLIRETLKQGKLSAEFTEKLWQLLLANNELSVALQRYLWRIPLKQKRAFVQALDTHLSERYPMFKGLSVGWPGSNNIPPYVRPAEERRKDFDLVSQGYLGYMGLGYSLREVELFVWLEVIRDKQCEDRPCEIGVPKCDRDGNPAEENDGGCPVKIHIPQVLNLMGEGRFRDAFELIRDANPLPNVTGRVCPQELQCQGVCTHNDRPIEIGQLEWFLPQRERELSNGEPPKPADINPWVAATKPPVAIVGSGPSGLINAYLLAKEGYPVTVFEAFHVLGGVLRYGIPEFRLPNQLVDDVVEKIKALGGRFVTNYIVGKTATLADLKRAGFTRIFVGTGAGLPRFMNVPGEHLLNIMSANEFLTRVNLMHANEPDYETPMPDMEGKEVMIIGGGNTAMDAARTACRLGANVTIVYRRTQQEMPARVEELHHALEEGIQLKELRSPCEFNGDKNHVLASAKLDVMALGEPDASGRRRPQSTGEFELMKVDFAIMALGNSSNPIVKDANPDLDTSKWGTLLLNKGSQETSLSGVYSGGDATRGGSTAIKAAGDGQAAAREIMGHLDFNAKEVEGLVAQACHYTGLGQTPPKIVKRRQLTEEIVEFTITSPLIARSAKAGQFVRVLADEKGELIPLTLADWDAEAGTIELVIQGLGTSSKLINQMQEGDCFEAIAGPLGQASHVVKHPDNQSVIFTAGGVGLPAVHPIMRAHLEIGNKVTLISGFRSKTHSFWTEEGDKVENLRAAFPGLLEVVYTSNDGTFGIEGFVTNPLEDRLVQHREANSPDSDQTIAEVITIGPPMMMRAVSDQTLGYQVPCVASLNSIMVDATGMCGACMVPVMEDGKLVRKHACIDGPEINSHVIDWDKFLPRFNQFKPQERQSQIAHRLIEE